In a single window of the Amycolatopsis sp. cg5 genome:
- a CDS encoding helix-turn-helix domain-containing protein: MESPGGPAASVCPRSGHLVLCQTQHTKIGGKEQVGVVATVFGDFLRFYRLRLALTQEELAQRTGLSVRALSDMERGRARSPHRRTVDLLIAGLELTGAEAAEFAAQSRVGRVAAAADKPVRGRALELSIARGLPPVLTELTGRETELQVLADFAEEAESSAGARVAVIHGLPGVGKTALAVEAGSRLAERFADGCHFVDMRGTDPVPLPPEQAVHRLLRGFGVQDRAIPADPDDRFALYHSLLLDREVLLILENAANEAQVRPLLAASPGTVVLVTSRKTLAGLNAHRRLALGLLDEDSAVRLLAVVAGAARVGAEPDAARRIARLCGGVPLALLIAANRLASRPQWTIESLAVQLEDERRRLTVLAAGDLQVRAAFEISYHQLAPEAARMFRLVALMPGPHTTVETAAVLTGEPPSRVAAALAELVDASLFGDFGAAGRYTCHDLLRVFARERLELDEPPETAEAAGKRIRDWLVAVATKAGLFFDPDRAATAAPIDGPDPVPDRATAKRWLVDEQLNWHAALLATVERGEHRKVLDLATGMYWYSYLNGVGDLWRGVFETGVAAARALGDAKATAEQLNCLAWVRYALCEQPREALELNELAVRASADSGDLVSEAWSWYCRASIELRLGSPADAIAIAKRSVGLFEKAGNQVGRHLAMSMLGTMLHAAGEFTEAVAVNAESLAYFRAAEGFLGEDELLGLGLVLIRCADTFAAVGDTPAALDLLDEAERLFTRYGVDAGLARVRFTRGKALIAAGDPAGAGAQLVSTLEEARWPEIRIEILTLLAELADANDEPPRAREYRVRALAECARYDTPSVRVAASRLAATLGLG; encoded by the coding sequence ATGGAAAGTCCGGGCGGCCCGGCGGCGTCGGTGTGTCCGCGATCGGGCCACCTGGTCCTGTGCCAGACTCAGCACACCAAGATCGGCGGAAAGGAGCAGGTCGGCGTGGTAGCGACCGTGTTCGGTGACTTCCTCCGGTTCTACCGGCTGCGCCTCGCGCTGACCCAGGAGGAGCTGGCGCAGCGGACCGGCCTCAGCGTGCGCGCGCTCAGCGACATGGAACGCGGCAGGGCCCGCAGCCCGCACCGGCGCACGGTCGACCTGCTCATCGCCGGCCTCGAACTCACCGGTGCCGAGGCCGCCGAGTTCGCCGCGCAATCCCGCGTCGGCCGTGTGGCGGCCGCCGCCGACAAGCCGGTCCGGGGCCGGGCGCTGGAGCTGAGCATCGCGCGCGGGCTGCCGCCGGTGCTCACCGAGCTGACCGGCCGTGAGACCGAGCTGCAGGTGCTGGCCGATTTCGCCGAGGAAGCCGAGTCCTCGGCGGGCGCGCGGGTCGCGGTGATCCACGGGCTGCCCGGCGTCGGCAAGACGGCGCTCGCGGTGGAGGCGGGGAGCAGGCTGGCCGAGCGGTTCGCCGACGGCTGCCACTTCGTCGACATGCGCGGCACGGACCCCGTCCCGCTGCCGCCCGAGCAGGCCGTCCACCGGCTGCTGCGGGGTTTCGGCGTCCAGGACCGCGCGATCCCCGCCGATCCCGATGACCGGTTCGCCCTCTACCACTCGCTGCTGCTCGACCGCGAGGTTCTGCTGATCCTCGAGAACGCCGCCAACGAGGCGCAGGTCAGGCCGCTGCTGGCGGCCAGCCCCGGCACCGTGGTGCTGGTGACCAGCCGCAAGACGCTGGCCGGGCTGAACGCGCACCGCAGGCTCGCGCTCGGGCTGCTCGACGAGGACAGCGCCGTCCGGCTCCTTGCCGTCGTCGCGGGCGCCGCGCGGGTGGGCGCCGAGCCGGACGCGGCGCGGCGGATCGCGCGGCTGTGCGGCGGGGTGCCGCTGGCGCTGCTCATCGCGGCCAACCGGCTGGCCAGCAGGCCACAGTGGACGATCGAAAGCCTGGCCGTCCAGCTCGAGGACGAGCGGCGGCGGCTGACCGTGCTCGCCGCCGGCGACCTTCAGGTGCGTGCCGCGTTCGAGATCTCCTATCACCAGCTGGCGCCCGAGGCGGCGAGGATGTTCCGGCTGGTGGCACTGATGCCCGGTCCGCACACGACGGTCGAGACGGCCGCGGTGCTCACGGGGGAGCCGCCGTCACGGGTGGCGGCGGCGCTGGCGGAACTCGTCGACGCGAGCCTGTTCGGCGACTTCGGCGCGGCGGGCCGCTACACCTGCCATGACCTGCTGCGCGTGTTCGCCAGGGAACGCCTGGAACTCGACGAGCCGCCCGAAACCGCCGAGGCGGCGGGGAAGCGGATCCGCGACTGGCTGGTCGCGGTCGCCACGAAGGCGGGGCTGTTCTTCGACCCCGACCGCGCGGCCACGGCCGCCCCGATCGACGGCCCGGATCCGGTGCCGGACCGCGCCACCGCGAAGCGATGGCTGGTGGACGAGCAGCTCAACTGGCACGCCGCGCTGCTGGCCACCGTCGAGCGCGGCGAGCATCGCAAGGTGCTCGACCTGGCGACCGGCATGTACTGGTACTCCTACCTCAACGGCGTCGGCGACCTGTGGCGTGGCGTGTTCGAGACCGGGGTGGCAGCCGCGCGGGCGCTCGGCGACGCCAAGGCCACCGCCGAGCAGCTGAACTGCCTGGCCTGGGTGCGCTACGCGCTCTGCGAGCAGCCACGCGAGGCACTGGAGCTCAACGAACTCGCGGTGCGCGCCTCGGCCGACTCGGGTGACCTCGTCTCCGAGGCCTGGTCTTGGTACTGCCGCGCGAGCATCGAGCTGCGCCTGGGCTCGCCCGCCGACGCGATCGCCATCGCCAAGCGCTCGGTCGGCCTGTTCGAGAAGGCAGGCAATCAGGTCGGCAGGCATCTGGCCATGTCGATGCTCGGGACCATGCTGCACGCGGCGGGCGAGTTCACCGAAGCGGTCGCGGTCAACGCGGAGAGCTTGGCCTATTTCCGCGCGGCAGAAGGCTTTCTGGGTGAGGACGAGCTACTCGGGCTCGGCCTGGTGCTCATTCGCTGCGCCGACACCTTCGCCGCGGTCGGCGACACGCCCGCCGCGCTGGACCTGCTGGACGAGGCCGAGCGGCTGTTCACCCGCTACGGCGTGGACGCGGGCCTGGCGCGAGTGCGATTCACCAGGGGCAAGGCGCTCATCGCCGCCGGCGACCCCGCGGGCGCCGGCGCGCAGCTGGTGTCCACATTGGAGGAAGCGCGCTGGCCGGAGATCCGGATCGAGATCCTGACCCTGCTCGCCGAACTGGCCGACGCCAACGACGAGCCCCCGCGTGCCAGGGAATACCGCGTGCGCGCGCTGGCCGAATGCGCCAGGTACGACACGCCGAGCGTCCGCGTGGCCGCGTCCCGGCTGGCGGCCACGCTCGGCCTGGGGTGA